A genomic window from Terrisporobacter glycolicus ATCC 14880 = DSM 1288 includes:
- the walR gene encoding cell wall metabolism DNA-binding response regulator WalR — MKEKILVLEDEIGIRSFVSINLKREGYEIIEAGSGSEAIEQLSNHSDISIALLDVMLPDMSGIDVCKFIRQQFDQIGVIMLTAKGQEEDKLEGFISGADDYIVKPFSIKELLVRVSALIRRVKKDDSKLKSNEIISDPFVLNIDKRKLYKNGLEIELTPTEFSIVKYLMVNAKKSLSRDQILNEVWGSNYLYDFKIVDVNIRRIRNKIEDDPSKPKYIQTVWGYGYCFRKDE; from the coding sequence ATGAAGGAAAAAATATTAGTCTTAGAAGATGAAATAGGTATAAGAAGTTTTGTAAGTATAAATTTAAAAAGAGAAGGGTATGAAATAATTGAAGCTGGAAGTGGGTCAGAAGCTATTGAGCAACTTTCAAATCACTCAGACATATCAATAGCCTTACTTGATGTGATGTTACCAGATATGAGTGGAATAGATGTATGTAAATTTATAAGACAACAATTTGATCAAATTGGAGTTATAATGTTAACTGCAAAAGGTCAAGAAGAAGACAAATTAGAAGGATTTATATCTGGGGCTGATGATTATATTGTAAAACCATTTAGCATAAAAGAATTGTTAGTAAGGGTATCAGCTCTTATAAGAAGAGTTAAAAAAGACGATAGTAAGCTTAAGAGTAATGAAATAATATCTGATCCTTTTGTATTAAACATAGATAAAAGAAAATTATATAAAAATGGATTAGAAATAGAATTAACACCTACAGAATTTTCTATAGTAAAATACTTAATGGTAAATGCTAAAAAATCATTAAGTAGAGATCAAATATTAAATGAGGTATGGGGAAGTAATTACTTATACGATTTTAAAATAGTAGATGTTAACATTAGAAGAATTAGAAATAAAATAGAAGATGATCCATCAAAACCTAAGTACATCCAAACAGTTTGGGGTTATGGATATTGTTTTAGAAAGGATGAATAA
- a CDS encoding ATP-binding protein yields the protein MLHLEGLRKRVIKYYFIMIIITVALFEGLFMFYLQNYYYNSAKQSLISQANYTTDIYDGVGMESTSFENKVSNIFEKGKVNSNTNFSIEFIDKNKNVILDKYGIKTNEKYEYEDVNKALKGSSNLTPYTYNIVGTNEHVMSISVPLKVNNQIEGVVRYSLSLRKIDNTIIKLVFFFIIAGVIILLIAFLLSLRFAESLIKPLKNLKQFANELAQGNYNIKLKKEQLHDDEIADLVQTFEHMAVEIDKSRKLKEEFISSVSHELRTPLTSIKGWSETLAYEGIGKEELDLGLGIIQDETERMISLVEDLLDFSRLSSDRIRLQIDMVDVTKLAKGVVTQLAVKANEKNITLLTEFKTDEILDIQGDKNRLRQVLINLVQNAIKFTAEGGYVVVVVSQGEEFTTFTVTDNGVGINKENLTKVLDKFFQEDFNKSGSGLGLAISNEIVKLHGGKMIIDSEKGVGTNITFTLKNKIIESI from the coding sequence GTGCTACATTTAGAAGGTCTGAGAAAAAGAGTCATAAAGTATTATTTTATAATGATAATTATAACAGTAGCATTATTTGAAGGGCTATTTATGTTTTATCTTCAAAACTATTATTACAACTCAGCTAAACAATCTTTGATTTCTCAAGCAAACTATACTACGGACATATACGATGGTGTAGGAATGGAGTCCACTAGTTTTGAAAATAAAGTTTCTAATATTTTTGAAAAGGGAAAAGTAAATAGTAATACAAATTTTTCTATTGAATTTATAGATAAAAATAAAAATGTAATATTAGATAAGTATGGAATAAAAACTAATGAAAAGTATGAATATGAAGATGTAAATAAGGCATTAAAAGGAAGCAGTAACTTAACGCCTTATACATATAATATTGTAGGAACAAATGAACATGTTATGAGTATATCTGTACCGCTTAAAGTTAATAACCAAATAGAAGGTGTTGTTAGGTATAGCTTGTCTTTAAGAAAAATTGATAATACCATAATTAAACTTGTTTTCTTCTTCATTATTGCAGGTGTAATTATTTTGCTTATTGCATTTTTACTTAGTTTGAGATTTGCAGAATCTTTAATTAAACCACTTAAAAACTTAAAACAATTTGCAAATGAATTGGCTCAAGGAAATTACAATATCAAATTGAAAAAAGAGCAACTGCATGATGATGAAATAGCAGATCTTGTTCAAACATTTGAGCATATGGCTGTGGAAATTGATAAAAGTAGAAAACTAAAAGAAGAATTTATATCTTCTGTATCTCATGAGCTTAGAACTCCGTTAACATCCATAAAAGGATGGAGTGAAACTTTGGCCTACGAAGGGATTGGAAAAGAAGAGCTAGATTTGGGTCTTGGAATAATACAAGATGAAACAGAAAGAATGATATCTTTAGTAGAAGATTTGCTAGATTTTTCTCGTTTATCTTCAGATAGAATAAGACTTCAAATTGATATGGTAGATGTAACTAAACTGGCAAAAGGTGTAGTAACTCAGTTGGCTGTTAAGGCAAATGAAAAAAATATTACGCTTCTTACAGAATTTAAAACAGATGAAATTTTGGATATCCAAGGTGATAAAAATAGACTTAGACAAGTTTTAATTAACTTGGTCCAAAATGCTATTAAGTTTACTGCAGAAGGTGGATATGTTGTTGTAGTTGTATCACAAGGAGAAGAATTTACCACATTTACTGTTACTGATAATGGGGTTGGTATTAATAAAGAAAACTTAACTAAAGTTTTAGATAAGTTCTTCCAAGAAGATTTCAATAAATCAGGTAGTGGACTTGGACTTGCCATAAGTAATGAAATTGTAAAACTACACGGTGGTAAAATGATAATAGACAGTGAAAAAGGTGTTGGTACCAACATAACTTTCACATTAAAAAATAAAATTATTGAATCTATATAA
- a CDS encoding HD domain-containing protein, giving the protein MYNKIERVIIMTCKELFLKVDDILQSSDKPSVEIRKLIDEGAFEQKPFIKIKNLEDIEQNLTHHPEGNVLNHTLLVIDKASDLKEKSKNKRVFMWSALLHDLGKLTTTKKRKNKITAYGHDLQGEILSRQFLHQVTEDEKFINEVCILVKYHMQPLFYDKKLPYFKEKEIINDSDYEEISLLSLADRLGRSGLCEEKIKQEEKRINNFKNFFADKYK; this is encoded by the coding sequence ATGTATAATAAAATAGAAAGAGTGATTATTATGACTTGTAAAGAACTATTTTTAAAAGTGGATGATATATTGCAAAGTAGTGATAAACCATCAGTGGAAATTAGAAAGTTAATTGATGAAGGAGCGTTTGAACAAAAACCATTTATTAAAATTAAAAACTTGGAAGATATAGAACAAAACTTAACTCATCATCCTGAAGGAAATGTGTTAAACCATACTTTATTAGTAATTGATAAAGCTAGTGATTTGAAAGAAAAATCTAAAAATAAAAGAGTATTTATGTGGTCTGCATTATTGCATGATTTAGGTAAATTAACAACTACAAAAAAAAGAAAAAATAAAATAACTGCTTATGGACATGATTTACAAGGAGAAATACTATCTAGACAATTTTTGCATCAAGTAACAGAAGATGAAAAATTTATTAATGAGGTATGTATTTTAGTAAAGTACCACATGCAACCACTATTCTACGATAAAAAGCTACCATATTTTAAAGAAAAAGAAATAATTAATGATTCTGATTATGAAGAAATAAGCTTACTTTCGCTGGCTGATAGACTAGGAAGGTCTGGTTTATGTGAAGAAAAAATAAAACAAGAAGAAAAAAGGATAAATAATTTTAAGAACTTCTTTGCTGACAAATATAAATAG